The Oncorhynchus clarkii lewisi isolate Uvic-CL-2024 chromosome 29, UVic_Ocla_1.0, whole genome shotgun sequence genome contains a region encoding:
- the LOC139387865 gene encoding nuclear protein AMMECR1-like: MGRKRCVGADCSKMAAGCCGVKKQKLSGSPGSGGPGGVGAGNGVAGTGHCGSDLGIGSSSTVAAGNMNRVNGLGCPGGSSSSTNALSPTPGGYNSTGLSPNLSPGSGSGSGGRKMVVSAEMCCFCFDVLYCHLYGYQPPRTPRFTNDSYPLFVTWKIGRDKRLRGCIGTFSAMNLHPGLREYTLTSALKDSRFPPVTRDELPRLFCSVSLLTNFEDVGDYLDWEVGVHGIRIEFFNEKGSKRTATYLPEVAKEQGWDHIQTIDSLLRKGGYKAPITNDFRKTIKLTRYRSEKMTMSYAEYIAHRQHHHYQNGTGHPLPPYNHYS, from the exons ATGGGTCGGAAGCGGTGTGTCGGTGCAGATTGTTCCAAGATGGCGGCCGGGTGCTGCGGGGTGAAGAAGCAGAAGCTGTCGGGATCCCCCGGGTCGGGGGGTCCTGGCGGGGTGGGGGCGGGAAACGGAGTGGCAGGGACCGGACATTGTGGATCGGACTTGGGGATTGGTTCCTCCTCGACTGTGGCGGCAGGGAACATGAATCGAGTGAACGGCCTGGGGTGTCctgggggtagtagtagtagcaccaaCGCGTTGTCCCCAACCCCGGGAGGCTACAACTCAACTGGCCTCTCCCCGAATCTAAGCCCGGGATCTGGTTCGGGAAGTGGAGGCAGGAAGATGGTTGTTTCGGCGGAGATGTGCTGCTTCTGTTTCGACGTGCTTTATTGCCATCTGTATGGATACCAACCTCCCCGAACACCTAGGTTTACAAACGATTCCTA CCCGCTGTTTGTCACATGGAAAATAGGCAGAGACAAGCGGTTGAGGGGATGTATAGGTACATTTTCTGCCATGAACCTCCACCCAGGACTCAGGGAGTACACCCTTACCAG TGCCCTTAAAGACAGCCGCTTTCCCCCCGTGACGAGGGACGAGCTGCCACGCCTCTTCTGCTCGGTGTCTCTGCTCACCAACTTCGAGGACGTCGGTGATTACCTTGACTGGGAG GTGGGTGTTCATGGCATTAGGATAGAGTTTTTCAATGAAAAAGGATCAAAGCGTACCGCCACCTACCTACCAGAGGTCGCAAAAGAGCAAG GATGGGACCACATTCAGACCATAGATTCCTTACTACGAAAGGGAGGCTACAAAGCTCCCATCACAAATGACTTCAGGAAGACCATTAAGTTGACCAG GTACCGTAGCGAGAAGATGACAATGAGCTATGCTGAGTACATTGCCCACCGCCAGCACCATCACTACCAGAATGGCACCGGGCACCCTCTACCCCCATACAACCATTATTCCTGA